A portion of the Calothrix sp. 336/3 genome contains these proteins:
- a CDS encoding glutamine synthetase family protein: MTESSAFKKTYKYLKDADVRFVRIIWCDNANIIRGKAVHVDMLCHYFDHGVGISAGQQGIPVMYDGVVRKTGLSAVGEVRLTPDWSTLTILPYSRGHARVLGNMKRYGEPWAFCPRHFLKRMIEEAESEGLEIKAAFENEFYLLRETPHGIIPVDSTLFAATQSMDINCEVINDIADALVAQGIPVEQYYPESGAGQQEISMRYTDALQAADWQIAFRETVHAVAQHHNLQASFLPKIFPEGAGSGCHLHLSLWRDGQNILPEPQGVCGLSQVGINFIAGILHHLPSLMAITTPSVNSYRRIRPHAWSGAFRCWGMDNREAAVRVPSDPTFRCPSHFELKTVDATANPYLALGVAIAAGLDGVWQNMEPGKPLAVNPGDLSIEERKIRGIDQLPENLGEAIAQIRHNDFLLNALNSQLSTAFLAIREAEWEAMQDWDLEQEVKVLWTRY, encoded by the coding sequence ATGACTGAAAGCAGCGCTTTTAAGAAAACTTACAAGTATCTCAAAGATGCAGATGTGCGATTTGTCCGAATTATCTGGTGTGACAATGCCAATATTATTCGGGGAAAAGCCGTTCACGTAGATATGCTATGCCATTATTTTGACCATGGTGTAGGAATTTCCGCAGGGCAGCAAGGGATACCAGTAATGTATGACGGAGTAGTACGGAAAACTGGTTTAAGTGCGGTGGGAGAAGTGCGTTTAACTCCAGATTGGTCAACTTTAACAATTTTGCCCTATTCTCGCGGTCATGCTCGTGTCTTAGGCAACATGAAAAGATACGGAGAACCGTGGGCTTTTTGTCCACGTCATTTTCTCAAACGTATGATTGAAGAAGCAGAGAGCGAAGGTTTAGAAATTAAAGCTGCCTTTGAAAATGAGTTCTATTTATTACGAGAAACACCCCATGGAATTATTCCTGTAGATTCCACGCTATTTGCGGCTACTCAGTCCATGGATATTAACTGTGAGGTAATTAATGATATTGCTGATGCTTTAGTTGCCCAAGGTATACCAGTTGAACAATATTATCCTGAATCGGGAGCCGGACAGCAAGAAATTTCCATGCGTTACACAGATGCTTTGCAAGCAGCAGACTGGCAAATTGCTTTTCGGGAAACTGTCCACGCTGTTGCCCAACATCATAATTTGCAAGCATCATTTTTACCGAAGATTTTTCCAGAAGGTGCGGGGAGTGGTTGTCACCTGCACTTAAGTTTGTGGCGAGATGGGCAAAATATTCTACCAGAACCCCAGGGAGTCTGTGGACTATCCCAGGTAGGGATTAATTTTATTGCAGGTATTCTCCATCACCTACCTTCACTGATGGCAATTACCACTCCCTCGGTGAATTCCTACCGTCGGATTCGTCCCCATGCTTGGAGTGGTGCTTTTCGTTGTTGGGGGATGGATAATCGAGAAGCAGCAGTTCGGGTTCCGAGTGATCCCACATTTCGTTGTCCCAGTCATTTTGAACTCAAAACAGTGGATGCAACGGCTAATCCTTACCTTGCTTTAGGTGTGGCGATCGCTGCTGGTTTAGATGGGGTGTGGCAAAATATGGAGCCAGGAAAACCTCTGGCAGTTAATCCTGGGGATTTATCCATTGAGGAGCGCAAAATTAGGGGAATTGATCAGTTACCAGAAAATTTAGGAGAGGCGATCGCCCAGATTCGACACAATGATTTTCTCTTAAATGCTTTGAATTCCCAACTATCAACAGCATTTCTGGCAATTCGAGAAGCGGAATGGGAAGCAATGCAGGATTGGGATTTAGAACAGGAAGTCAAAGTTTTGTGGACAAGGTATTAA
- a CDS encoding tetratricopeptide repeat protein codes for MRLNDTKHTDSSSRNRQVYQRLKLAFGLGLRRQLFIGVCDDLNLRNQLAARLHSTLAYPVGQVLYQQFDTNEASTPAYPRLVTLRLNLSDPNPIAQINQWLTNYPPPMIGGGKDTPGRSLPIPSFQIVGVEQLTRQPVAIQRLFLHYLRLTEQLVLNPEANRVLDSGLLLWVPRPWLHAIQQSAPQFWRCRTGVFSFVGEPTPTTQTKTVPERFPDNRKLDFPLEGLEESLLGEAIADDDFDFPSSDTPANRGHKQEEANPIQSEVFIPEIPEKEVKEEITASSIIQTSPDLPQLGEINQELTELVLATLNSAIANDGELVQQIQQTLGEITTLHTQQASGAALGTAYHRLGSIYRLQVEQGHSTLENLMVAILAYQEAINHDENSPQVADTLNDLGTLYWMLYRTPPNLEAGQAYIQQGIEFYQLALKIIAPEEQADTYARVQNNLGTAYGDLAKFTNPTENWQKAVTAYSEALRFRTPDMDGLKYAATQNNLGTAYWHLAQYNQPVIHLQLAIAAYNSALAHYHPEQEPLKYGMIQNNIGTAHWNLAQYDNPPENLRQAIDAYCQALQYRTAAAVPTACAATQNNLGTAYWHLANQSQTSKEERQKFLELSLDAYKESLALAHSLKGISLSFDIFATHNNLGLAYYQLATDQYFHVDKHTRSHYLESSLDNHLQALNGFSKKPDAYQSTFNYVVKTIRAFHSELGLQGQNLALSKVPGQLLPEILPKL; via the coding sequence ATGAGATTAAATGATACTAAACATACTGATAGTTCCTCCAGGAATCGCCAAGTATATCAACGGTTAAAGTTAGCATTTGGTCTGGGTTTGCGGCGACAACTGTTCATTGGTGTATGTGATGATTTAAACCTCAGGAATCAGTTAGCAGCCCGTTTGCACTCGACCTTAGCCTATCCCGTAGGGCAAGTACTGTATCAGCAATTTGATACAAACGAAGCTAGTACACCTGCTTACCCTCGATTGGTAACATTACGTTTAAATTTGAGTGATCCAAATCCGATTGCTCAGATTAACCAATGGTTGACGAATTACCCACCACCCATGATTGGGGGAGGGAAAGATACTCCAGGAAGGAGTTTGCCCATACCTTCATTTCAAATTGTTGGTGTAGAACAATTAACTAGGCAGCCAGTTGCTATCCAGCGTTTATTTTTACATTATCTCCGGTTGACAGAGCAGTTAGTTTTGAATCCGGAGGCAAACCGGGTTTTAGATTCCGGGTTATTATTATGGGTTCCTCGTCCTTGGTTGCATGCAATTCAACAGTCTGCACCGCAGTTTTGGCGATGTCGTACAGGGGTATTTAGCTTTGTAGGGGAGCCAACACCCACAACCCAAACCAAAACGGTACCAGAAAGATTTCCTGATAATCGGAAATTAGATTTCCCCTTGGAGGGTTTGGAAGAGTCCTTGCTAGGTGAGGCGATCGCGGATGATGATTTTGATTTTCCCTCATCGGATACTCCTGCAAATCGGGGACATAAGCAGGAAGAAGCGAATCCAATTCAGTCAGAGGTATTTATTCCAGAGATACCCGAAAAGGAAGTCAAAGAGGAGATTACTGCTAGTAGCATTATTCAGACTTCCCCAGATTTGCCCCAATTAGGTGAGATTAATCAGGAATTAACAGAATTAGTTTTAGCGACTCTCAACAGCGCGATCGCCAATGATGGAGAACTGGTTCAGCAAATTCAGCAAACCCTGGGGGAAATTACTACTCTTCATACACAGCAAGCATCAGGAGCAGCCCTAGGTACAGCCTACCATCGCCTAGGAAGTATCTATCGTCTGCAAGTCGAACAAGGACACTCTACCCTGGAAAATCTCATGGTGGCAATTCTTGCTTATCAAGAAGCCATTAACCACGATGAGAATTCTCCCCAAGTTGCAGACACCCTGAATGATTTGGGTACACTCTACTGGATGTTGTATCGGACTCCACCAAATTTGGAAGCTGGTCAAGCATATATCCAGCAGGGAATTGAGTTTTATCAATTAGCGTTAAAAATTATTGCCCCAGAGGAGCAAGCAGATACCTATGCACGGGTACAGAATAATCTGGGAACAGCCTACGGAGATTTGGCAAAGTTTACGAATCCGACAGAGAATTGGCAAAAAGCTGTAACTGCATATAGCGAAGCATTACGCTTTCGGACTCCAGACATGGATGGGTTAAAATATGCTGCAACTCAGAATAATTTAGGTACAGCTTACTGGCATTTAGCCCAGTACAATCAACCTGTCATTCATTTACAGTTGGCGATCGCAGCTTATAATTCGGCTCTAGCTCACTATCATCCAGAGCAGGAACCTTTGAAATATGGCATGATTCAAAATAATATTGGTACTGCTCACTGGAACTTAGCACAATACGATAATCCGCCGGAGAATCTACGCCAAGCCATTGATGCTTACTGTCAAGCATTACAATATCGGACTGCGGCTGCTGTTCCCACTGCCTGTGCAGCAACACAAAATAATTTAGGTACAGCATATTGGCATTTAGCTAATCAGTCACAAACTAGTAAAGAAGAACGGCAAAAATTCTTAGAATTAAGTCTCGATGCTTATAAAGAATCTCTCGCTTTAGCCCACTCTTTGAAGGGTATCTCTTTAAGTTTTGATATTTTTGCCACCCACAATAATCTCGGTTTAGCTTATTATCAATTAGCCACAGACCAATATTTCCATGTGGATAAACATACTCGTTCTCACTATTTAGAATCATCTTTAGATAATCATTTACAAGCTTTAAATGGATTTAGCAAAAAACCCGATGCTTATCAAAGTACTTTTAATTATGTAGTCAAAACAATTCGTGCTTTCCACAGTGAATTAGGACTTCAGGGACAAAATTTGGCATTATCAAAAGTTCCAGGACAATTATTACCAGAAATTTTGCCGAAGCTTTAG
- a CDS encoding LCP family protein, producing the protein MVKQVQQSQHQGTSQQVQRSNETPQPYVSPNLVDSVGSIPSQLYHRLGLTMPRWLFWILTIVMGITLSGLLVSTLALWTPLWSTLGQSDEDLAWSGKESEKIPSANEVWNNISQYKLTRPINILVMGIEPVKGTVDGSPESFAGKSDTMLLVRLNPENKTIRVLSIPRDTMIAIPEKGLNKVSDANAQGGPALALRVISRTLNNVPIDRYIRISTSGLRQLVDQVGGVEVFVPETMNYKDMAGQFSIDLVSGWQNLNGEQAEQFIRFREANMGDLQRVQRQQSLLVGLRERMFSPTVLPRLPQLIRVMNKYFDSNLKLEEMMAIANFSLSIERDKFQMTMLPGIFSRMSQDPNSYWLDLTGKGELLNDYVGVNLAGLKPDGRSLATMKIAVQNSGNNSQVRETVLNQLKQKGLTKVYPIADWKDDRSETKIIVQKGNLQAAEELQKILGLGAIEVSSTGDLESDITIRIGKDWK; encoded by the coding sequence GTGGTTAAACAAGTGCAACAGTCGCAACATCAGGGAACATCTCAACAAGTGCAGCGCTCTAACGAAACGCCGCAACCGTATGTTTCCCCTAATCTCGTCGATTCTGTAGGGTCAATTCCCAGCCAGCTCTATCACCGACTGGGCTTAACAATGCCTCGGTGGTTGTTTTGGATTTTGACCATTGTCATGGGGATCACCCTATCGGGATTGTTAGTATCTACCCTGGCACTGTGGACTCCTCTGTGGAGTACCTTGGGTCAGTCTGATGAAGATTTAGCTTGGAGTGGGAAAGAATCGGAGAAAATACCCTCTGCCAATGAAGTTTGGAATAATATATCTCAGTATAAACTAACACGACCCATAAATATTTTAGTAATGGGGATCGAGCCCGTAAAGGGTACGGTTGATGGTTCTCCGGAAAGCTTTGCTGGTAAAAGTGATACCATGCTCCTGGTGAGGCTAAACCCAGAAAATAAAACCATTCGGGTGCTATCGATCCCCAGGGATACAATGATTGCAATCCCGGAAAAGGGGTTAAATAAAGTCTCCGATGCCAATGCTCAAGGCGGTCCGGCTTTGGCGTTACGGGTGATTAGTCGTACCCTAAATAATGTACCGATTGACCGTTATATTCGGATTTCCACCAGTGGTTTGCGGCAGTTAGTCGATCAGGTGGGTGGGGTAGAAGTCTTTGTCCCAGAAACCATGAATTACAAAGATATGGCAGGTCAATTCTCCATTGATTTGGTTAGTGGTTGGCAAAATCTCAACGGTGAACAGGCAGAGCAGTTTATCCGTTTCCGGGAAGCAAATATGGGAGACTTGCAACGGGTACAACGACAGCAATCTTTGTTAGTGGGTTTGCGGGAACGGATGTTTAGCCCGACGGTGTTGCCACGACTACCCCAGTTAATTCGTGTGATGAATAAATATTTTGATAGCAATTTGAAGCTAGAAGAAATGATGGCGATCGCCAATTTTTCTTTGAGTATCGAACGTGATAAGTTTCAAATGACCATGCTCCCAGGTATTTTCAGCCGTATGAGTCAAGATCCCAATAGCTACTGGTTGGATTTGACTGGTAAGGGAGAATTACTCAATGATTACGTGGGTGTGAACCTAGCTGGCTTAAAACCTGATGGGCGATCGCTAGCAACAATGAAAATAGCTGTGCAAAACTCTGGAAACAATTCTCAAGTCAGAGAAACAGTTCTCAATCAACTCAAACAAAAAGGTTTAACCAAAGTTTATCCCATCGCTGATTGGAAAGATGACCGCAGCGAAACTAAAATCATCGTGCAAAAGGGTAATCTCCAAGCGGCGGAAGAATTGCAGAAAATTCTCGGATTGGGAGCTATTGAGGTTTCCTCAACGGGGGACTTAGAATCTGATATTACTATCAGAATTGGTAAAGATTGGAAGTAA
- a CDS encoding P-loop NTPase fold protein, which yields MPLLNLTEFYQACNPSRPLMMGKATDRRYYIDFASVRGGKIIEALLRTITRLSPDKPTCQLFTGHIGCGKSTELLRLQAELEHEQFHVVYFESTHVLEMIDLDVTDILLAIAGQVSESLEAMKIRVKPSYFRTLFTDIIGFLQTPLDLEVEGELSVGIAKITAKTKESPQLRRRLRDYLEPRTENILQSINKELLADAEKQLQARGKKGLVVIVDNLDRVALKERSPGRSLPEYLFIDRGEQLRKLHCHIVYTIPLALIFSNDSAELHNRLGGGIAPKVLPMIPVRRRTGDIFTPGLELTRQMILARAFPDNLPSERLQLVTEVFDSLDTLDRLCLTSGGHVRDLLGLLFDCLREQDPPFDRDCVEQVIQKHRDFRSHAIDPDEWELIFQVVQQQRVRGGIEYHTLLRSLFVFEYRDQHGAWFAINPVLAETQQFQTWLQSTNNHQRI from the coding sequence ATGCCGTTATTAAATTTAACAGAATTCTATCAAGCTTGTAATCCCAGCCGACCACTGATGATGGGAAAAGCGACCGATCGCCGATATTATATCGACTTTGCATCGGTACGGGGTGGCAAGATTATCGAAGCTTTATTACGTACTATTACCCGACTTTCCCCAGATAAACCCACCTGTCAGCTATTTACTGGACACATTGGTTGCGGTAAATCCACAGAACTATTGCGACTGCAAGCAGAATTAGAACATGAGCAATTCCATGTGGTTTACTTCGAGTCTACCCATGTCTTAGAAATGATTGACTTGGATGTCACGGATATTTTACTGGCGATCGCGGGACAAGTCAGCGAAAGTTTGGAAGCCATGAAAATCCGTGTCAAACCTTCCTATTTCCGGACATTGTTCACGGATATCATTGGTTTTCTACAAACACCCCTGGATTTAGAAGTAGAGGGTGAGCTTTCCGTCGGTATTGCCAAAATTACCGCCAAAACCAAAGAAAGTCCTCAATTACGGCGGAGATTGCGCGACTATTTAGAACCGCGCACTGAAAATATTCTTCAGTCTATCAACAAAGAACTGCTAGCAGATGCCGAGAAGCAACTCCAAGCTAGGGGTAAAAAGGGACTGGTAGTGATTGTCGATAACCTCGATCGAGTTGCTCTCAAAGAGCGCTCCCCCGGACGTTCCTTACCAGAATATCTATTTATCGATCGCGGTGAACAATTACGCAAACTTCACTGTCATATCGTCTATACCATTCCCCTAGCGTTGATATTTTCCAACGACAGCGCGGAATTGCACAACCGTCTGGGTGGAGGTATCGCACCCAAGGTCTTACCGATGATACCAGTCCGCCGGCGCACGGGAGATATTTTTACTCCTGGACTAGAGTTAACTCGCCAAATGATTCTGGCTAGAGCCTTTCCCGACAATCTGCCGTCAGAAAGGTTACAATTAGTGACAGAAGTATTTGATAGTTTAGATACTCTAGATCGCTTGTGTCTGACTAGTGGTGGTCATGTCAGAGACTTACTCGGACTCCTGTTTGATTGTCTACGGGAACAAGATCCTCCCTTCGATCGGGACTGTGTGGAACAGGTGATTCAAAAACACCGTGATTTCCGTAGTCATGCTATTGACCCTGATGAGTGGGAGCTAATCTTTCAAGTAGTCCAACAACAACGGGTGAGAGGTGGTATAGAATATCACACTCTACTGCGAAGCCTGTTTGTGTTCGAGTACCGTGACCAACATGGAGCTTGGTTTGCGATTAACCCAGTTTTAGCGGAAACTCAACAATTTCAAACATGGCTACAGAGCACCAACAACCATCAACGGATTTAA
- a CDS encoding NAD(P)/FAD-dependent oxidoreductase gives MVDAVENQPPHQVVIVGGGFGGLYAAKALGRSNVNVTLIDKRNFHLFQPLLYQVATGTLSPADISSPLRSVLSKSKNTQVLLGEVNDIDPQGQKVIMGDKEVSYDTLIVATGAKHSYFGKDEWEEFAPGLKTVEDAIEMRRKIFSAFEAAEKESDPLVRRAWLTFVIVGGGPTGVELAGAIAELAYHTMKEDFRNIDTSEAQVILLEGLDRVLPPFAPELSAQAEVSLQKLGVSVQTKTLVTNIEDDIVTLKQGEEIKQIAAKTVLWAAGVKASPVGKVLGERTGVECDRAGRVMVEPDFSIKGYENIFVVGDLANYTQESGRPLPGVAPVAMQAGEYVASVIKHRLQGQTAPQFRYVDHGSLAVIGQNSAVVDLGFIKLTGFFAWLFWLIVHVYFLIEFDNKLVVAIQWFCNYFTRNRGARIITGRESLPSVPIANNGHYSGVKNRQPVNV, from the coding sequence ATGGTAGATGCAGTTGAGAATCAGCCACCCCACCAGGTAGTGATTGTTGGTGGTGGTTTTGGTGGGCTTTATGCTGCAAAGGCACTAGGACGTAGTAACGTGAATGTCACTCTCATTGATAAACGCAACTTTCACCTTTTCCAACCATTGTTGTATCAAGTGGCAACAGGAACTCTTTCCCCAGCAGATATTTCTTCACCACTGCGTTCGGTGTTAAGTAAAAGTAAAAATACTCAAGTATTGCTAGGAGAAGTCAACGACATCGATCCCCAAGGACAGAAAGTGATTATGGGAGACAAGGAAGTTTCCTATGATACTTTAATTGTGGCAACAGGAGCCAAGCATTCCTATTTTGGTAAGGATGAGTGGGAAGAATTCGCCCCTGGGTTGAAGACAGTTGAAGATGCGATTGAGATGCGGAGAAAGATTTTTAGTGCTTTTGAAGCTGCGGAAAAGGAAAGCGATCCCCTAGTTCGTCGGGCTTGGTTAACATTTGTGATCGTTGGTGGAGGTCCTACAGGAGTAGAATTAGCTGGGGCGATCGCCGAGTTGGCATACCATACCATGAAGGAAGATTTTCGCAATATCGACACTTCCGAAGCACAGGTAATTCTCCTAGAAGGTTTAGATCGAGTTTTGCCACCCTTTGCCCCAGAATTATCAGCACAGGCAGAAGTATCTTTACAAAAATTGGGTGTCAGCGTCCAAACTAAGACATTAGTCACGAATATAGAAGATGATATTGTCACCCTCAAACAAGGGGAAGAAATTAAGCAAATTGCTGCGAAGACAGTATTATGGGCAGCAGGGGTTAAAGCTTCACCCGTAGGTAAAGTCTTAGGAGAGCGCACTGGTGTAGAGTGCGATCGCGCTGGAAGAGTCATGGTAGAACCAGACTTCAGTATTAAAGGTTATGAAAATATATTTGTAGTTGGTGACTTGGCAAATTATACCCAGGAAAGTGGTAGACCATTACCTGGAGTAGCACCAGTGGCAATGCAAGCAGGTGAATATGTTGCTTCCGTCATCAAACATCGCTTGCAGGGGCAAACTGCACCCCAATTCCGCTATGTAGATCACGGTAGTTTAGCTGTCATTGGACAAAATTCTGCGGTGGTTGACTTAGGATTTATCAAACTCACAGGATTTTTTGCTTGGCTATTCTGGTTAATTGTTCACGTTTACTTCCTAATTGAATTTGATAACAAGCTAGTAGTGGCAATTCAGTGGTTCTGTAACTACTTCACTCGTAATCGTGGAGCTAGAATCATCACAGGTAGAGAATCCTTACCCTCAGTACCAATTGCTAACAATGGACATTATTCAGGTGTGAAAAATAGACAACCTGTGAATGTGTAG
- a CDS encoding AAA family ATPase, with amino-acid sequence MTEVAIPALIEQMLEPGFYPHPVKEPIQLIQTHVSYVLLTGDFAYKVKKPVNFGFLDYSTLAKRSHFCQEELRLNQRGAAELYLQVLPITLEGDKYLLNGEGDAVEYVLTMQQFPDGALLSEMFAAGTLQESHMQELGKVVAEYHVRAEINDYIQSFGEVQQVRSAIDENYQQTMKYIGVAQTQEQFEKTKQYTDDFFATRPELFASRIQGKLIRECHGDLHLRNIALWHDKILVFDCIEFNEPFRFVDVMYDVAFTVMDLEARQSRELGNVFLNTYVEQTGDWEGLQVLPLYLSRQAYVRAKVTSFLLDDPGVPETVKEEAAQTAAAYYKQAWEYTQPRTGKLILMSGLSGSGKSTTARQLAKQLGGIQIRSDAVRKHLVGIPLMQRGGDEVYSAEMTEKTYHRLIELGVLLAAQGFVVILDAKFDKQKWRELAIAQAQSHNLPLEIIHCTAPVEVIQERLHQRQGDIADATADLLTSQMQQAEAFSEAEKPYVKIWDTVN; translated from the coding sequence ATGACCGAAGTTGCTATTCCTGCTTTGATTGAGCAGATGTTAGAACCTGGGTTTTACCCCCACCCTGTGAAGGAGCCAATTCAGTTGATTCAGACACACGTTTCCTACGTGTTATTAACGGGAGATTTTGCCTATAAGGTGAAAAAACCTGTGAATTTTGGCTTTTTAGATTATTCGACTTTGGCAAAGCGATCGCACTTTTGTCAGGAGGAGTTACGTTTAAATCAACGGGGAGCAGCTGAGTTATATTTGCAGGTTTTACCAATTACTTTGGAAGGTGATAAGTATCTTCTCAATGGTGAGGGGGATGCTGTGGAATACGTTCTGACAATGCAACAGTTTCCCGATGGTGCGTTGTTGAGTGAGATGTTTGCTGCGGGAACTTTGCAGGAATCCCACATGCAGGAGTTGGGTAAGGTTGTGGCAGAATACCACGTCCGGGCTGAGATTAATGATTATATTCAAAGTTTTGGTGAGGTGCAGCAAGTCCGGTCAGCCATAGATGAAAATTATCAGCAAACCATGAAGTATATTGGTGTGGCTCAGACTCAGGAACAGTTTGAGAAGACTAAGCAATATACGGATGATTTTTTTGCCACTCGTCCAGAGTTATTTGCTAGCAGAATTCAGGGTAAATTAATAAGGGAATGTCATGGGGATTTACATCTGCGGAATATCGCCCTGTGGCACGATAAAATTTTAGTATTTGATTGCATTGAATTTAACGAGCCGTTCCGCTTTGTCGATGTCATGTATGATGTGGCATTTACTGTCATGGACTTAGAAGCACGGCAGAGTCGAGAATTAGGTAATGTATTTTTAAATACCTATGTGGAGCAAACTGGAGACTGGGAAGGCTTGCAGGTATTACCTTTATATTTGAGTCGCCAAGCATATGTACGAGCCAAGGTGACTTCTTTTTTACTAGATGACCCCGGTGTGCCTGAGACAGTCAAGGAGGAAGCAGCACAAACTGCGGCAGCATATTACAAACAAGCATGGGAATATACCCAACCCCGCACAGGTAAGTTAATTCTCATGTCGGGATTGTCGGGTTCGGGTAAGAGTACAACTGCGCGACAGTTAGCTAAACAATTAGGGGGTATTCAAATCCGCTCTGATGCGGTGCGTAAACATTTAGTAGGTATTCCCCTGATGCAACGGGGTGGGGATGAGGTTTATTCCGCAGAAATGACAGAGAAAACCTATCACCGGTTGATAGAGTTAGGGGTATTATTAGCAGCTCAAGGTTTTGTTGTGATTTTAGATGCCAAATTTGACAAGCAAAAATGGCGGGAGTTGGCGATCGCCCAAGCTCAATCTCACAATCTTCCCCTAGAAATAATTCACTGTACTGCCCCTGTGGAAGTCATCCAGGAACGTTTACACCAGCGCCAGGGTGATATAGCTGATGCGACTGCTGACCTGTTAACATCGCAAATGCAACAAGCTGAAGCTTTTTCAGAGGCAGAAAAACCCTATGTGAAAATCTGGGATACCGTAAACTGA
- a CDS encoding pentapeptide repeat-containing protein has product MQKYFRHFLGIITIIFLAWLLVVLNAKPAFAQLNTINYSNANLENRDFSHTDLAGVTFVAAEMRGTNFEGADLTNAIFTKGVLLKANLENANLTNALVDRVTLDGANLKNTILEGATLTRSRFYDADITGADFTDALIDRYQVSLLCERAEGVNSVTGVETRESLGCR; this is encoded by the coding sequence ATGCAAAAATACTTTCGTCATTTTCTCGGAATAATTACTATTATATTTCTCGCTTGGTTATTAGTTGTGCTTAATGCCAAGCCGGCTTTTGCTCAGTTAAATACGATTAATTACAGCAATGCTAATCTGGAAAATCGCGATTTTTCCCATACAGATTTAGCGGGTGTCACTTTTGTAGCTGCGGAAATGCGGGGAACAAACTTTGAAGGAGCAGATTTAACTAACGCCATCTTTACCAAAGGTGTCTTGCTCAAGGCAAATTTAGAAAATGCTAACCTAACTAATGCTTTAGTGGATAGAGTGACTTTAGATGGGGCAAACTTGAAAAACACAATTTTGGAAGGTGCCACCCTTACCCGTAGCCGTTTTTATGATGCTGATATTACAGGGGCAGATTTTACTGATGCTTTAATTGATAGATATCAAGTCTCTTTACTTTGCGAGCGTGCTGAGGGTGTGAATTCGGTGACTGGTGTGGAGACAAGGGAAAGTTTGGGGTGTAGGTAA
- a CDS encoding YdcF family protein, with product MFLYLSKLLPLFIYPLGFTCVCLLVSLFFIWKKPKVAASLITLALVILLISSNSWMPIWLARSLEWQNTPKELPNAEAIVVLGGATKSTFPPRPGVDLSEQGDRVIYAAQLYRQQKAPYIILSGGRIDWRGQGAAESADMVEILTSLGIPPEALLQDTQSLNTYQNAVNTRKIMESKGIKRILLVTSALHMPRSLMIFRHQGIDAIAAPTDFLVSEGEIQELGNSPKAALLNILPESNNLQKFTNAIKEYIGIVVYRLRGWL from the coding sequence ATGTTCCTCTATCTCTCTAAATTATTACCCCTATTTATTTATCCCCTTGGTTTCACCTGCGTCTGCTTGCTAGTATCCTTATTTTTTATTTGGAAAAAGCCCAAAGTTGCAGCATCTTTAATTACTCTGGCACTAGTAATTTTACTAATTAGCAGTAACTCTTGGATGCCAATTTGGTTGGCGCGATCGCTGGAGTGGCAAAATACTCCCAAGGAATTACCCAATGCTGAAGCAATTGTAGTTTTAGGGGGAGCGACGAAATCCACCTTTCCTCCCCGTCCAGGGGTAGACTTGAGTGAGCAGGGCGATCGCGTCATTTATGCTGCCCAGTTATATCGGCAACAAAAAGCACCCTACATTATTCTGAGTGGCGGACGTATCGATTGGCGGGGACAAGGAGCAGCCGAATCGGCAGATATGGTAGAAATTCTAACATCTCTAGGTATTCCCCCAGAGGCGCTTTTGCAAGATACCCAATCCCTCAACACTTACCAGAATGCAGTTAATACCCGAAAAATCATGGAGAGTAAAGGTATTAAACGCATCTTACTTGTCACCTCTGCCTTACATATGCCGCGATCGCTGATGATTTTTAGACATCAAGGAATAGACGCGATCGCCGCACCTACGGATTTTTTAGTCAGTGAAGGGGAAATTCAGGAACTAGGCAATAGTCCCAAGGCTGCCTTGTTAAATATTTTACCTGAAAGCAATAATCTCCAAAAATTTACCAATGCCATCAAAGAATACATTGGTATTGTGGTTTACCGTCTGCGAGGATGGTTGTAA